The Opisthocomus hoazin isolate bOpiHoa1 chromosome 25, bOpiHoa1.hap1, whole genome shotgun sequence genome contains the following window.
CTCACCGGCAGTAATTTGCCCTTGTAGCCCCGCCGCTGCAATCCCAGACCCTTCCGTGGCCGTGCTGACTTCCATGGGAACGAGGACAGGGGATGGGCACCTTACGACTGTCCCCCGCCACCCCCTTGGGATGATGGAGAAGGCGACCAAGGACCTGAGGATGGCTTCGGAGAGGACTGGCACCCAGTGAGGGGGAGGTGGATCGGGGGCTGGCAGCTGTGTGGCCACCCCAAGCATGCCACCATCCTCACCGGCACTGATTGATTTGCCGTTGCAGCCTGGTCCTTGGGACCCCAGACCATTCCCTGACCCTGCTGACCTTGCTTGGAACGAGGACGAGAAGAGATGGGCACTCGATGAGTATCCCCCACTAGCTCTTTGGGATAACAGAGAAGACAACCAAGGACCTGAGGACAGCCTCGCAGAGGGCTGGCACCcggtgagggggtggggggccgggagggtggGAGCAGCCACAGGACCAAGGGCAGGGAGCGACTGAAATGGGGCAGGGGCCATTCACTGCGCTGGTGACAAGGAAGGTGCACGGGGACAGGTTTCCCTGCACAGTGCTGGGAGCagcggcagcccagctcctcctctgcAGTCGCAGCATCCCCTGTGCTGGTCGGTGTCTAaagccccccccttccccgcaggAGCCGCCGCTGCCTGGCCCTGAAATCTTTGCCTGGCCTGAATTCCCTGAAGAGGAGCAGCACCCACCCTGGCCCCCCGTGAGCCTGCCAAGGTGGGTGCCCAGCCaagggtggggggcacagggagaCCGTGCAGCTGTGGGGTGGGCGTGCAGGGTTCCGGGGCCAGGCCCCACGTCGGTGCACAGCCAAGAGGTGATGCAGCGTTGAAGCTGACCCTGCTTAGGGTGTGGGGGGGTTTCATCAGAGACCCCTTCCACCTAAATCCCGCACCCTGGGGCTGCCTTTGTTCCTGCAGGGAGCGAGGTGGCTACCGGGGTGGCCGCCCACCCCGTGGCTATTGTGGCCTGCGTGGGAGACGCTGCGGACGCCTTCGCCGTGGCCGCCGAGAGTTAACCTTGGTGCGGTGCCTCCCATGTCCCCGGCCCTCCAGAGGTTTGTGCCCACCTGGTACCGGCTGCCTGGGGCTGCGAGGGGCCCACGCCGTGCTCGGCAGCATCTTGGTGCTGGGCAGCATCTCCTCGGGCACAGTGAGGACTCGCTCCCGTCGCGTTTCTTGCTCCGCAGGGAATAAGCCATCCTCCAAGtcctctccttcctgctctgGGACAAGCCAGCCGGGGGTCAAAGAGGAGCTGCAGCACCCTGATCCTCCCCAGCCACTTTCCTTCAAAGATGGTGCGCAGAGCAAGGAGCAGACGGCTCAGGTTGTGGGTTTTTACACACTctctcccacccccctgcccctaCCAATtccagcacccagcagggacccgaGTTTGCACGGTCTGAGCCCCACGCTGTGCCCCTAACCAGCATGGTTTCCCCCAGGGCCCGCTGCCGGTGGGCGGGAAGGTCCTGGAGTCCCCCACACTGGCCAGCACCCCTCAGAAGAGCCCGGCTGCTGGTCCCCAGGCTGCGACGGAGGCTGCAAAGCCAGAGCAGGCGGCAGGAGCGACGCCGGTAGGAGAGCACCCCTCTCccgggggcaggcagggatgctcgcGCCCCTGGAGGTGCCCGGCTCGCGGCTCTCTTCGGCCAGCGTAacatcttccttctctctctcctccagccTTTTTGCTCTTCACCTCGCTGTCTCTTTGTCAGGCACGGATATTTTCCTGACTCTTCTCTGGGGCTGCAAAGCAGCCCCGTGGTTTCCTCTGGGTTTTGGCACCTCCTGTCCCCCAGCTGTTCTCCCTGGGCCAGATGTGTCCTGGCCTCACACCGTTGCATGTCCCCAGGTCGAGCTGGGTGCCGAGCAGCCACTTGCGGGCAGCCACAGCCAGAGCCCCTCTGCTTTGGAAACGGAGCCAGTGCCGCCGGAGGAGAGCTCTGCCAGGACAGGGGAGCGCCGTGAGGTACGAGCGAACGCGTCTCCTCTTCCCACCTCAGAGCAGTGCTCGGGGAGAGGTGGGAGCTTGCAGACCCCTGCGCAAACCCTTTTGTCCCCTTGCCTGGGCGGCGTTGCCAGCCCTCACCACGGACTCGGTGATGCTTTGCGCAGGTAGAGCCGTGCAGCCAAAGTGTCCCCGAGGCTGGCACTGGGGGTGGGTCACATCCCCACAGTCTGGTGCCCTCTCCGGAGCCTGCCGAGAGGGtccccgcagcggccggctctgctggagaggtgggtgctgagctctgcccgCGTTCCCAGGGACAGCAGCGGAGTGGAGCTGGAGAAGCCAAGGTAGAAGCTGCCTGCGATGGGGTGGGTCTCGGCGCGTGGTGGGCAGCTCCGTggcctgtcccccccccggggGGAGAGCCCACCGAGGCcggtgctgcaggcagggcagtgctgccaGCGCTGGCTCCCCTTGCTCCTGCATggctgctgccttcctcccccagccACTTTCTCTCCCTCAGCTTCTCGGTGGTCTTCAGCCATCCAAAACCTCGCAGGTCCTGTCGGGAGCTGCCACAGAGCCCAACACACAGCCCAACCAGGCTGGCTCCGATGGCTGCGCTGCGCCAGCAACCTCACCAGCGACCGGGCACCCTCCTGGGTCCGGTGAGACAGAGCCGGTACGGGGTTAGGGTGCCTCGCTCCCCTGCGCTTGCTCCGAGATGTCGCCGGGtccccctgccctgggctccGGAatgctgccaggagcagcacgGGGGGGTTCCCTCTGGCCTCTCCATTTGCAGGATTATGGGCTGGGGTTAAAGCGCTGCTTTGTCTGGAGGCAGAGCCCGTGTCAGCCCTGGTGCCGGCTGCGCCGGAGATGCCGATAAACGGGAGGCAGCTGGGAGGAAGGCCAAAAAAATAACTAGAGGCTTGAGAGCGCGCTGGAGCGTGAACAACCCCGGGACTCGAGCTTTAACAAAGCAAACGAGAACATTGCAGAACATCTTAATTACTGCCTAATGGGCAAGAGAAATCTGCTAGCAGAGCTCTCGGCAGtgatgctgctggggagggggcgagggCAGCTCCTGCACCCAAGGGAAGGGTGGCAAACCAGCACCTTGGGGAGCCCAGGTCCCAGCAGGGTGACAGGTCCTTGGCTGGCAATTGGTACTGGCAGCCCCAGTTTGGCCCTGGCCTTTCCCAGTCCCTCTCACCTTCAAAGTACCTGACCCTTCCTCACCTTTCCCGCTGCCCAGGCTGCGGACGGACGGCGCTTGCCCTGCTCCGCGCTCCTGACCCCCTCCCTGGCCAGCACCGACCTCCGCTCCGCTGCTGTCCTCGCCAGGAAGGAGGAGATCGAGCTGGTGagtcccggcagccccgggccgagGCATGCGGGGACCTGGAACTGGCCGTGGGGTGGGGGGCCTCCCCAAGGACCCTTAAACTGTGGGGGAGGAGAGATGCCAGGTGGTGGGGGATGTGAATTTGGCATTTTTGGGGTCACTGGGGAGAAGCCCCTCCTGGTGCTGGTGTTGGAAGGTGATTCTGGGCAAGAAGGGCTCTGCAGGGGCACTGATGCTGTTGGGGGGATTCGTGGACCGGCACAGGGGGGTTGTGGAGATGTCGCTGGAGGGCTGCACACGCCGGTGAGGAGGTTTTGGGGTTCCCCATGGTGACCCCGTGCCGCTTGCCTGCAGTCGTACCAGCAGTTCAGCCTGGCCATCGCAGTGGTGGCCACGATGTTGCTGCAGAAGGAGCCCTCCATggaggcagcgctggggctggcgCTGAGGGCCAACCTCCGGCAGGGCCGGATCCATCACCTCCAGGAGCTGGAGGACTTCATCAACAGCTACGACTCGGCCACCCTCAGCCGCTGAGCGGGGCCGGGATGGGCGGCCGGACACCCCCTCTCGCCAGCCGGGGTTGGGGGGTGACGGGGGGCCATGCCGGTACATCGGGGTGCTGGTAGAGGTGCTGAGCCCTCGCGTTGAGGTCGTACGGACATGTTGGTGTCATCCCACCGTCTCTCTTGGagatggggaaggagaagggggtgcttagcttggggtgggggggcacagccgggaacTGGTGTTTGCAGGGAGTTAACTGGGAGAATGGCCCCATCCTGGGGGGAAAAGCCATGCCCGGATCTGTGTACGCAGCAAAAAGGGGAGCTGGCTTTGCTGGAGGGTGGTGGGAGGGAGAGCGGCTGCCAGGAGCTCCCCTCCGCCGCGGCTCCTTGCTCCGTTCCTCGTTCACAGGGCTGTGCCCTGAAACCCCAGGGGGGGTTCTTGGCTTGAAGGCTAAAAATAAACCAGGTGTGATCTTCGCAGTCCCTGCTCTGCCGTTGCTCAGGTCCCGCTCTGCTGGGGCCagtgtgcgtggggaggggtccCGCGGTGGACCCCCATGCTGGACCCGCCATGGGGGACCCCCAGCTGCAGTGGAGGGCCGCAGCTGCGCCCAGGGATCACACACACCCCTTGGTGGCACGGTCAACGCCGCAGCAACCCCGGGGTGGGGAGGAACGGGGCAGACAGAGGTGGTGGCTCCCCTGCGTTCAGGTCTCAGCTTTATTGGAGCATCGTCtgcggcagcagcagagctgccccccggccccatcCCGCTCCCCGCCGTGGCAGGGGGACGCGGTGCCACCAGGGATGGAGAACATCTGGCTGCCGCATACTGGAGGCCTCGCAGGGAAGGATCGGGCCCTGGCAGCCAGCACCCCTCCTGTCCCCGTGGGTCCCCAGCAGCGGGCGATGCGGGCAGCTGCCCTTGTCTTAAGCACCCATCTGCCCTCCCCTGTGCACGGtggctccccggggctgccgccttGTCGGAGGTGGGAGCCCTGGATGCTGGCTGGCTGCTCCTTACCTGCTTTACCTGTTCCTAATTGCAGGAGAGGCCGGCTGGAATTGCAGGCTGTGCtttgccagcagctgccggggggGAAGAATCCCAGTGGCTTCTCCCCACCAGCCTTGGGCTGTGTCCAAAACACGCTTGGAACGCGTTGAGATCATGggaggggctggcaggagggcagTGCCGGTCGAGGACCCCCCGGTCCCCGCTGCTAGGACACGCTGCAGTGCTTGCTGCTGCCCCGCGGCTTCGCCGTCctgcccccagccttccccaGGGGCTCCTTGCCCAGGGAACTCATCCCGGGCTTGGGGATGGGCTTCCCGAAGAAGAACCCCTCTTCCTCCGAGTCTGAGTCTGAAGACGAAGAGCAGGTGGGACACCAGGAGTCATCCTCCTCCGTGATGTCCTGCAGGTCGAGGTCCTCTGGCTGCGCGCTGTGTCGGGCAGGGGTTGTGCCCACTTGGAAGTGTGGGTTTCCATTGCCTGCGGGTGTTCGGGGGTCAGGGCCCCCCAAAACCATGTGACTGGGGGCTCCAGGCCCATTGGGACCCTCTGCACTGGGCTGGGGGCCGGAGGGGTGTCCAGCCGGTGGTCCCAGCATCCCTGCGTgcacagcatccctgctctgctccttAGCAGCTGCTCCGCTGCCCTCCAGGCTCCTGAATGCTGGATGCACGGAGGTCTGATCCAGGGATGCCTCTGGCAGAAGGAAAGTGAGGATGGGTGAGGAAGGGGAAGGCTGAGCCTGCCTTGCCACAGCCCCTCGCGCAGCGAGCGCTGCCTCGGGACGCAATGGAGGGTTGTGCCAACCAAACCCCGGCTGCCAGCGCTCACCCTCCTGCGGGAGCTGGGCCGGGGGCTCATCGCCACCGCTCCAGCCCCACGTTGGGCTGCACCCACGCATCGTACCCCATAAAGTACCCAGGGCTGAGCACAGCCTGGTTTTGCCCCCTCTCCGCTCCCGCCACGCAGCAAGCGGAGCAGTAGGATCCCTACCTGCCCCTTCCacccgctgcctgcagcccccggcccccgagGTGCTGCCCGACCCCGGCGTGGTCCTGCCGGCGGGGCCAGCTCGGGAGAGCGGCGTCGAGTCCGGGGATGGAGCCGAGGCGAAAGCCGAGTCGGAGGAGTCGGAGGCGGTGGAGGATGCGTCCCGTCCCAGGCTGCAGGTCTCGGAGCAGAAGagccggccgcggcgggaggtGAGGGGCTGCCCACGCAGCGGCTTTCGGCagaggctgcagcagaag
Protein-coding sequences here:
- the LOC142364150 gene encoding uncharacterized protein LOC142364150 isoform X9 is translated as MFLPLGCRRGFPRKPGPWPAGPLPPHAHGPDEPPWEQHCGRGRHRWWPPRRCNPRPFRGRADFHGNEDRGWAPYDCPPPPPWDDGEGDQGPEDGFGEDWHPPGPWDPRPFPDPADLAWNEDEKRWALDEYPPLALWDNREDNQGPEDSLAEGWHPEPPLPGPEIFAWPEFPEEEQHPPWPPVSLPRERGGYRGGRPPRGYCGLRGRRCGRLRRGRRELTLVRCLPCPRPSRGNKPSSKSSPSCSGTSQPGVKEELQHPDPPQPLSFKDGAQSKEQTAQGPLPVGGKVLESPTLASTPQKSPAAGPQAATEAAKPEQAAGATPVELGAEQPLAGSHSQSPSALETEPVPPEESSARTGERREVEPCSQSVPEAGTGGTAAEWSWRSQGRSCLRWGGSRRVVGSSVACPPPGGRAHRGRCCRQGSAASAGSPCSCMAAAFLPQPLSLPQLLGGLQPSKTSQVLSGAATEPNTQPNQAGSDGCAAPATSPATGHPPGSGETEPAADGRRLPCSALLTPSLASTDLRSAAVLARKEEIELSYQQFSLAIAVVATMLLQKEPSMEAALGLALRANLRQGRIHHLQELEDFINSYDSATLSR
- the LOC142364150 gene encoding uncharacterized protein LOC142364150 isoform X1 encodes the protein MPCGSGGGSMPGAQQSGECRRWHVAGSRPQAGSDVLRDALHPLLSLCSWVLTSPGAFSSLGPGPGRASGAMFLPLGCRRGFPRKPGPWPAGPLPPHAHGPDEPPWEQHCGRGRHRWWPPRRCNPRPFRGRADFHGNEDRGWAPYDCPPPPPWDDGEGDQGPEDGFGEDWHPPGPWDPRPFPDPADLAWNEDEKRWALDEYPPLALWDNREDNQGPEDSLAEGWHPEPPLPGPEIFAWPEFPEEEQHPPWPPVSLPRERGGYRGGRPPRGYCGLRGRRCGRLRRGRRELTLVRCLPCPRPSRGNKPSSKSSPSCSGTSQPGVKEELQHPDPPQPLSFKDGAQSKEQTAQGPLPVGGKVLESPTLASTPQKSPAAGPQAATEAAKPEQAAGATPVELGAEQPLAGSHSQSPSALETEPVPPEESSARTGERREVEPCSQSVPEAGTGGTAAEWSWRSQGRSCLRWGGSRRVVGSSVACPPPGGRAHRGRCCRQGSAASAGSPCSCMAAAFLPQPLSLPQLLGGLQPSKTSQVLSGAATEPNTQPNQAGSDGCAAPATSPATGHPPGSGETEPAADGRRLPCSALLTPSLASTDLRSAAVLARKEEIELSYQQFSLAIAVVATMLLQKEPSMEAALGLALRANLRQGRIHHLQELEDFINSYDSATLSR
- the LOC142364150 gene encoding uncharacterized protein LOC142364150 isoform X2, which encodes MPCGSGGGSMPGAQQSGECRRWHVAGSRPQAGSDVLRDALHPLLSLCSWVLTSPGAFSSLGPGPGRASGAMFLPLGCRRGFPRKPGPWPAGPLPPHAHGPDEPPWEQHCGRGRHRWWPPRRCNPRPFRGRADFHGNEDRGWAPYDCPPPPPWDDGEGDQGPEDGFGEDWHPPGPWDPRPFPDPADLAWNEDEKRWALDEYPPLALWDNREDNQGPEDSLAEGWHPEPPLPGPEIFAWPEFPEEEQHPPWPPVSLPRERGGYRGGRPPRGYCGLRGRRCGRLRRGRRELTLVRCLPCPRPSRGNKPSSKSSPSCSGTSQPGVKEELQHPDPPQPLSFKDGAQSKEQTAQGPLPVGGKVLESPTLASTPQKSPAAGPQAATEAAKPEQAAGATPVELGAEQPLAGSHSQSPSALETEPVPPEESSARTGERREVEPCSQSVPEAGTGGGSHPHSLVPSPEPAERVPAAAGSAGEVGAELCPRSQGQQRSGAGEAKVEAACDGLLGGLQPSKTSQVLSGAATEPNTQPNQAGSDGCAAPATSPATGHPPGSGETEPAADGRRLPCSALLTPSLASTDLRSAAVLARKEEIELSYQQFSLAIAVVATMLLQKEPSMEAALGLALRANLRQGRIHHLQELEDFINSYDSATLSR
- the LOC142364150 gene encoding uncharacterized protein LOC142364150 isoform X6, with translation MPCGSGGGSMPGAQQSGECRRWHVAGSRPQAGSDVLRDALHPLLSLCSWVLTSPGAFSSLGPGPGRASGAMFLPLGCRRGFPRKPGPWPAGPLPPHAHGPDEPPWEQHCGRGRHRWWPPRRCNPRPFRGRADFHGNEDRGWAPYDCPPPPPWDDGEGDQGPEDGFGEDWHPPGPWDPRPFPDPADLAWNEDEKRWALDEYPPLALWDNREDNQGPEDSLAEGWHPEPPLPGPEIFAWPEFPEEEQHPPWPPVSLPRERGGYRGGRPPRGYCGLRGRRCGRLRRGRRELTLVRCLPCPRPSRGNKPSSKSSPSCSGTSQPGVKEELQHPDPPQPLSFKDGAQSKEQTAQGPLPVGGKVLESPTLASTPQKSPAAGPQAATEAAKPEQAAGATPVELGAEQPLAGSHSQSPSALETEPVPPEESSARTGERREVEPCSQSVPEAGTGGGSHPHSLVPSPEPAERVPAAAGSAGELLGGLQPSKTSQVLSGAATEPNTQPNQAGSDGCAAPATSPATGHPPGSGETEPAADGRRLPCSALLTPSLASTDLRSAAVLARKEEIELSYQQFSLAIAVVATMLLQKEPSMEAALGLALRANLRQGRIHHLQELEDFINSYDSATLSR
- the LOC142364150 gene encoding uncharacterized protein LOC142364150 isoform X8 produces the protein MPCGSGGGSMPGAQQSGECRRWHVAGSRPQAGSDVLRDALHPLLSLCSWVLTSPGAFSSLGPGPGRASGAMFLPLGCRRGFPRKPGPWPAGPLPPHAHGPDEPPWEQHCGRGRHRWWPPRRCNPRPFRGRADFHGNEDRGWAPYDCPPPPPWDDGEGDQGPEDGFGEDWHPPGPWDPRPFPDPADLAWNEDEKRWALDEYPPLALWDNREDNQGPEDSLAEGWHPEPPLPGPEIFAWPEFPEEEQHPPWPPVSLPRERGGYRGGRPPRGYCGLRGRRCGRLRRGRRELTLVRCLPCPRPSRGNKPSSKSSPSCSGTSQPGVKEELQHPDPPQPLSFKDGAQSKEQTAQGPLPVGGKVLESPTLASTPQKSPAAGPQAATEAAKPEQAAGATPVELGAEQPLAGSHSQSPSALETEPVPPEESSARTGERREVEPCSQSVPEAGTGGGSHPHSLVPSPEPAERVPAAAGSAGEVLSGAATEPNTQPNQAGSDGCAAPATSPATGHPPGSGETEPAADGRRLPCSALLTPSLASTDLRSAAVLARKEEIELSYQQFSLAIAVVATMLLQKEPSMEAALGLALRANLRQGRIHHLQELEDFINSYDSATLSR
- the LOC142364150 gene encoding uncharacterized protein LOC142364150 isoform X4, giving the protein MPCGSGGGSMPGAQQSGECRRWHVAGSRPQAGSDVLRDALHPLLSLCSWVLTSPGAFSSLGPGPGRASGAMFLPLGCRRGFPRKPGPWPAGPLPPHAHGPDEPPWEQHCGRGRHRWWPPRRCNPRPFRGRADFHGNEDRGWAPYDCPPPPPWDDGEGDQGPEDGFGEDWHPPGPWDPRPFPDPADLAWNEDEKRWALDEYPPLALWDNREDNQGPEDSLAEGWHPEPPLPGPEIFAWPEFPEEEQHPPWPPVSLPRERGGYRGGRPPRGYCGLRGRRCGRLRRGRRELTLVRCLPCPRPSRGNKPSSKSSPSCSGTSQPGVKEELQHPDPPQPLSFKDGAQSKEQTAQGPLPVGGKVLESPTLASTPQKSPAAGPQAATEAAKPEQAAGATPVELGAEQPLAGSHSQSPSALETEPVPPEESSARTGERREVEPCSQSVPEAGTGGGSHPHSLVPSPEPAERVPAAAGSAGEVGAELCPRSQGQQRSGAGEAKVEAACDGVLSGAATEPNTQPNQAGSDGCAAPATSPATGHPPGSGETEPAADGRRLPCSALLTPSLASTDLRSAAVLARKEEIELSYQQFSLAIAVVATMLLQKEPSMEAALGLALRANLRQGRIHHLQELEDFINSYDSATLSR
- the LOC142364150 gene encoding uncharacterized protein LOC142364150 isoform X5, which gives rise to MPCGSGGGSMPGAQQSGECRRWHVAGSRPQAGSDVLRDALHPLLSLCSWVLTSPGAFSSLGPGPGRASGAMFLPLGCRRGFPRKPGPWPAGPLPPHAHGPDEPPWEQHCGRGRHRWWPPRRCNPRPFRGRADFHGNEDRGWAPYDCPPPPPWDDGEGDQGPEDGFGEDWHPPGPWDPRPFPDPADLAWNEDEKRWALDEYPPLALWDNREDNQGPEDSLAEGWHPEPPLPGPEIFAWPEFPEEEQHPPWPPVSLPRERGGYRGGRPPRGYCGLRGRRCGRLRRGRRELTLVRCLPCPRPSRGNKPSSKSSPSCSGTSQPGVKEELQHPDPPQPLSFKDGAQSKEQTAQGPLPVGGKVLESPTLASTPQKSPAAGPQAATEAAKPEQAAGATPVELGAEQPLAGSHSQSPSALETEPVPPEESSARTGERREVEPCSQSVPEAGTGGGSHPHSLVPSPEPAERVPAAAGSAGEVGAELCPRSQGQQRSGAGEAKVLSGAATEPNTQPNQAGSDGCAAPATSPATGHPPGSGETEPAADGRRLPCSALLTPSLASTDLRSAAVLARKEEIELSYQQFSLAIAVVATMLLQKEPSMEAALGLALRANLRQGRIHHLQELEDFINSYDSATLSR
- the LOC142364150 gene encoding uncharacterized protein LOC142364150 isoform X3, which translates into the protein MPCGSGGGSMPGAQQSGECRRWHVAGSRPQAGSDVLRDALHPLLSLCSWVLTSPGAFSSLGPGPGRASGAMFLPLGCRRGFPRKPGPWPAGPLPPHAHGPDEPPWEQHCGRGRHRWWPPRRCNPRPFRGRADFHGNEDRGWAPYDCPPPPPWDDGEGDQGPEDGFGEDWHPPGPWDPRPFPDPADLAWNEDEKRWALDEYPPLALWDNREDNQGPEDSLAEGWHPEPPLPGPEIFAWPEFPEEEQHPPWPPVSLPRERGGYRGGRPPRGYCGLRGRRCGRLRRGRRELTLVRCLPCPRPSRGNKPSSKSSPSCSGTSQPGVKEELQHPDPPQPLSFKDGAQSKEQTAQGPLPVGGKVLESPTLASTPQKSPAAGPQAATEAAKPEQAAGATPVELGAEQPLAGSHSQSPSALETEPVPPEESSARTGERREVEPCSQSVPEAGTGGGSHPHSLVPSPEPAERVPAAAGSAGEVGAELCPRSQGQQRSGAGEAKLLGGLQPSKTSQVLSGAATEPNTQPNQAGSDGCAAPATSPATGHPPGSGETEPAADGRRLPCSALLTPSLASTDLRSAAVLARKEEIELSYQQFSLAIAVVATMLLQKEPSMEAALGLALRANLRQGRIHHLQELEDFINSYDSATLSR
- the LOC142364150 gene encoding uncharacterized protein LOC142364150 isoform X7, whose product is MPCGSGGGSMPGAQQSGECRRWHVAGSRPQAGSDVLRDALHPLLSLCSWVLTSPGAFSSLGPGPGRASGAMFLPLGCRRGFPRKPGPWPAGPLPPHAHGPDEPPWEQHCGRGRHRWWPPGPWDPRPFPDPADLAWNEDEKRWALDEYPPLALWDNREDNQGPEDSLAEGWHPEPPLPGPEIFAWPEFPEEEQHPPWPPVSLPRERGGYRGGRPPRGYCGLRGRRCGRLRRGRRELTLVRCLPCPRPSRGNKPSSKSSPSCSGTSQPGVKEELQHPDPPQPLSFKDGAQSKEQTAQGPLPVGGKVLESPTLASTPQKSPAAGPQAATEAAKPEQAAGATPVELGAEQPLAGSHSQSPSALETEPVPPEESSARTGERREVEPCSQSVPEAGTGGTAAEWSWRSQGRSCLRWGGSRRVVGSSVACPPPGGRAHRGRCCRQGSAASAGSPCSCMAAAFLPQPLSLPQLLGGLQPSKTSQVLSGAATEPNTQPNQAGSDGCAAPATSPATGHPPGSGETEPAADGRRLPCSALLTPSLASTDLRSAAVLARKEEIELSYQQFSLAIAVVATMLLQKEPSMEAALGLALRANLRQGRIHHLQELEDFINSYDSATLSR